The DNA sequence ATCTCCCTGATAGTCATTCCACTGTTCCACGCCAGCTGCCTCCACTTCAGCCAGCTTGCTGGCGGCCAGCAGCGTTGCCGTGGTGCCCCTCTGCGAAGCCCCCAGCACATCCAGGCTCTGGGCGCTGCTCTTGAGAATGGCCACCAGAGCAATAGCCAGAATAGCCACAGCCACCATCACCTCCAGCAAAGTGAAGCCGGCCGTCTTGCAACTCCGTGTGGACATCATTCAGCTCCTGGTGGGGGTATCAGGTGTCAGGCGCAGGGTGCACGGCCCAGGGTAGATCCAGCGCTTCGCGCCTGCTTCACACCCTG is a window from the Deltaproteobacteria bacterium genome containing:
- a CDS encoding prepilin-type N-terminal cleavage/methylation domain-containing protein, translating into MMSTRSCKTAGFTLLEVMVAVAILAIALVAILKSSAQSLDVLGASQRGTTATLLAASKLAEVEAAGVEQWNDYQGDFGDEYADFSWEIDTEPISVEGLYRVVVTVKSREEATVVELEEVVPGS